CTCCTAATCCTATAAATACTGTTGGAGcagttatgtttttatttaaatatttaaatatatttatgttttgttttattaccAACATTATATACATAACAACCAATTTATTTTGGCCTTATCAATTAGATAAGGAGTTATCTCCTCTTAAATACAAAACGTGGGGTTCCTTTTCTATATAGAGAAGAAGATCAGATTATTAAACATATTCAAACCGTTTTGTCTTTTCCATTCTGAATTTGCTTTACGTTTTGACTATTATTTATGCTAATCAATATTCAAACATTTTTTACTAATATTTATTAACATAACCTGTAAAGATGCCCCTATACATAGAAAAGTACAAATCATCAGATGTACTTTATATATATTCAAACCGTTTTGCTTTTTTCTAAGCGATTACTTACGTTTTGCCTTGTCCTTTCAAGCCCTCATTAATCTCTCAAACCGTGAACGTCTCTTTCTTTTATGGTATATATAGCAATCGTTGGAATCAATGAAAGATgtggaaaaaatatatattttttatgatatatagtttggggtgtgctatccacacaccattttttacttctcacacacccttgttaatttctatccgttgatcttcttcaattcatttgatccgacggccgaaaaccaaaaatgtgtgagagaagtaaaaaggggtgtgtggatatcacacccctatagtTTTGGTAAGCAACATATTGAGAGGATGTGAGTTCGAAGGTTCTTCCACTGTGCAAGGAAGAATTTTATCAGAAGAAGAAGGTTCTGAGCTGTTTTATCCTGGGGACGACGTAGTGTTTGTGAACTGTTTGCACACTTTGGGCAGAGCCACGAAACGTCTTAAAGAGAGCGACTTAATCCGCGACTCATCCCAAGAATCATTCACCACTCAAGGCTTCTACATTTTTCGGGTAATTTCGTTCATTTCTATTTCAGTTTACAACAAATACTATCACCATCTCAGAGCTATGTAGTATTACAACTAGTTGAAATAGAAGTTCCACCTCATAGATTATTGCTGCAAAACATTAGTCAAATCGAAAATATATGaggcatctaattgagttcaaataaattgacaacactatttaaaaaaaaatttgaaatttcatcatgacAATTAAAATGGAAAATAGTTTCGGactgaattgaatttttgcaaggatgatctaggAATCGAGACGCACAAAATGGATAGTTCAGATCATTGAAGTCCGATGTGAAGCGGGTTCCACAACTAATtccattttaaaaaaataaaaataaaaatctcttcCCTTAAAGGAcctgaacatatatatatatatatgttagtgTTGAAGCATCTGATAATGAATTATAATATTAAGGTTGTTATTTAAAACAATCCTAAATATTAAACCGTAAACCCACTTCAATTAATATGAAACAATTAAACATGACACCCTTACGGGGTGTAACTTTCTTTTCAAGACCCTcgccgaattttttttttttaaagaaaaaaaaatgaatatagAACTCTTTTGGTTGTTGCATTAGGTCGAAATCCTTGCAAAACAAACACTAGGATATACTCCATTCAGAATTTACTGATAACTTATTGTATACAAGAAACTCGACGTagtgttaaaacttaaaatgtaCTGATAACTTATTACATACATATTCAAATACCTTGATTTCAAGAACTACTTCTATTTTCTATTTCAATCAAAAGTTCCTTTGAAAACGAGTCACTTCAACTACAATCGCAACATTGCCTTATCCTTGATGGCATCAAACCATTGAAAATAAGCATGCCTCCATGACTTCTTCAAAAATAATGTGCCACAAACGCTCCAAAAGCCTACGATAAAGCCAAGTGTCATGCTAACAAAGAACCACAACTCATCATGTCCATCTTCATTGTCATTGTCTTTTGGATCCTTGGTTGTCGGATTGCCACCTTCCAAGCATGCAATAGAAGGAGGAAACCCGCAGAGTAACGGGTTGCCCTCGTAAATGGATTCGGGCAGTGTTTGCAGCTGGTTACCCAAAGGAATTCTACCACTCAAGTTGTTATACGACAGATTCAAGTAAGACAAGAAGGTCAAGTGTGAAAGGCTCTGAGGAATCTGTCCCGAAAGTTGGTTGAGCGAGAGATCAAGATTTTCGAGCTGCACCAACTTTCCAATCTCCAAGGGAATGTCTCCACTTAATTGATTCATTGATAAGTTCAAGTTGTGCAGCAGGACAAGGCTGCTTATTTCTTCAGGGATTTCACCTTCAAGGTTGTTTGCAGAAAGATCAATGCTTTTTACAAACATCAGAGATGTGTTATACTGGAGTTCTCTTCCTTTCATCACTGTTGTTTGTTGATCGTACTCCAGATATATGTTATAAGCACTGTAATAAGCAACCTTCAGAGCAGTGACATTATTCAGGCACTTGGGAATAGTCCCTGAAAATCTGTTGAGAGCAAGGTCTAAGATGTGGAGGTTCTCGAGATTACACAACTCTTGTGGGATATGTCCACTTAGAAAATTCGACCTCAGTCTTAGGATTGACACAAACGGCGCATTCAATCCTATCCATGAAGGTATTTTCCCAGTAAATTTATTGTCCCCAAGATCAATGTTCCTCAAAGAAGTGCAGTTTTCCAAGGAAAGAGGAATTTCACCTTCGAGATTATTGTTGTTCATCTTCAACAAGAAAAGAGAACCCAAGGCACCCATTGAACTAGGAAGCTTGCCTGAGAGATTGTTGTATGCAGCATCTAGAATCAGTATGTCAGGCAACAAACTCCATTCTCGTGGGAATTCTCCAGATAACTGATTGCTTCTTAGAGAAAGGACTAACAAGTTTCTCATGTTGCAAATGGAGGGCGGAATGGTACCGTTCAAATGATTTTCTGCAAGATACAGTGATTCCAATTTGGGAAACTTTTGGTCCAAATTCCATGGGATTGGCCCGGAAAATGAATTCATTTCAAGCTTAAATCGAACCACATTGTCACCCGACCAAAGTGGTAATGGCCCATGAAATTGGTTATGACTCAAATCCAAAATCAGTGCATATGAGAATTTCAATTGGAGTGGAAGTTTTCCATGGATTTGGTTGTAAGATAAATCCAAGTACTGAGCTTGGGAAGATATCTTCAAGAACCAGTCCTCAGGTATGGAATCCGAGATTCCAGTAGCACGAAGTTTGACAAAAAGGAGTTTAGTTTGAGACTGCAGCCATACCCCAAAGGCAGGACCTACTTTACAGTAGCCAATGTTAATTTTGTGAAGCATGAAAGGAGGAACCCAATCATAAGACACTTTAAAAGTGAGGGGAATAGGTAGAATTGGGTTTGGATCTACTCTGCCTACTGCAAAGTATTTCAATCTTGTGAGATTTATGAAATGGGATTCAGTTAAAAAGCCTTCCCACGGATTGAACGATAGATCGAGATGAACTAGCTGAGAGAGTTGCCCTAAACTTTCAGGAATTGATCCATTCATATTATTATTGTAGAGGGTAAGAAACTTCAAATTGCGTAGCATCCCTAAAGAAGCAGGCAATTGGCTATTCAACATATTAGAAGACAAATCGAGTGACTCTAAAACACTATTGGGACAACTTGATAAACCACCCAAAAGCTCTTGAATCCCCCCATCAAACTGGTTCTGTGCAAGATTTAAGATCTTTAGATTGCAAAAACTCCCACGAAGTTTCGGAACTTGACCCTTGAGGCTATTGAAAGATAAGTCAAGGTGTTCAAGTGATTTGAGGCTTTCAAATTCAATTGGAAAGGGACCACTCAAAGAATTTCCCCTTAAATCAAGTTTTCTGAGGTTAGTCAGATTGAAAAACCATTCAGGAAACGGAAACTTCAAATCGTTGAATGACACATCAAGGATCAAAAGTGATGCAAGGCTAATATTCCCTGGTGGTGGAAGGCTTTGAATTTGGCATGATGACAAATGTAACTCTACTAGGAAAGGAAGCATGTTGACAACATTTAGCCAATTTACCCCGGTGTTGCTGAGGTCCAGTCCTTTGAGGTTGAGGTACTTTAGGGAAGAGAGACGAGAAAGCCAATTCAGGTTTTCGGAAGGGAGTTCAAGCAAGGAGTATTCAGATTCTTCGCCAAGGTCAAGATAGTTCAAGTTTGGCAAATTACCAAGATGAGGTGGAATCTCTCCTCCAAATGAAGCAGATGAGAGATTGAGATACCTCAAACTTTTAATCTGACCAAAGAACTCGGGAATGGAAATCCCTCGAAAATCATTCCTGCTTAGGTCTAGGTAATTCAAATGTTTCAAGCTAAGCAAAGAAGGATTTACCTTACCACCCAAAGAAGAGTACTCCATCTCGTCCCACTCTCCATCAAAAGCAGAAAGCGTATACATATACGCATTCTGGAGATTCATCATTTCAACACGACCCGTGATGTTGTTGCATGAAATTCCCTTCCACTGACAGCAGTCAAGTCCAACCCACGAAGAAAGCCTCCCGGAAGGATCAGTAACGTCTTCTTTGAAGGTGAGAAGCGCACGTCTTTCTTCGTCGATGCATGAGTTCACACTAGTGTGTAGATATGAAGAGGCCAAAAACCAGAGGAGCAAATAGTGAGCCATTTTGAGGTGATAAGAAGGGTTGAATAAGTAAGTTGCAAAGCTAACCATTATCGTACAAAGTTCTCTTTGCTTTGGTGGAGATAGTTTCTTAGCACAATACTTGAATTTATGATTGAGATGATGCCTCCCAActtccaaattttcaaagtCTTCAACCCATTTTACAAAGTCTTCAACCGAAGTGTGTACTAGATAGACTAATAGGCAGAACAATAGGACTAAAATCCTATACGTTTTGGGCACCAAAAGTCTTTGATTGGGACGtgggttttgaaaaaaaaaaaggtagcaAAGGCATTGACTTAGAATTCACATGTCTTTGTTCAATGGTAATCAATAATTGTCGAATTGTAAATGGTTAATTTGTTGATAATTAGTTAatgagagagatttttcaatgtgaccggcacacgaggtggtacatcacgtgtcattatacaaatggtggaatatgtgtgttaaaaagttaataacttaaaaaataaaatttactaccacttacataaaaacacgtgatgtatcatccatgttcccatcacaataaaaaatttctcaactaatGATGTGTGAGGAGTGGCCGGCAGTCTGTTGctaaattaatattattattattaatttataatttgttttgatttttttgttagACAATTTAGTCTTCTTCTCTAGGCATTCTTTGAAGTTGATCTGCAAGTGCATTTTCCACTCATCTTTCTGTTGAACTTTCAACTAAGTTTCAAACTTAATCACAATATTCTTTGAAATTTATCCTCTTTCTTATGTCGTTATCCTTTTATTTCAACATTTCTCCCCACTAAACGTTCATGGTTCAAAGGCATTCTtctaatattaaaattatttattttaataaaattgtgttggaaaatttaataatattattattatattaaatttattaattgaatagAAATTAGAAGTGGAGCCTTTTGGTAGAAAGATGTGTCAACTCAAATGAAGAGTTGCAACTTTTGACTCTTCATGAATAGTCACATGCTTTCCAGAGAGGTATCtcacattctataaatagggaagccCCCTATAATCATTGAATGACTTTTCATTgtttacatatacatacatatagtgCATTAAATATTAGAGAGTCTATTAGAATCCATATGGgagagttttcaacacaatcgcggttcatggagccttgtgatttggagtgctactattGCAAGGACATGGTCGTTGTATCTTGGGAGACATGCGCCGATCAACCATGAGTACCGTAGTGGggcgtaaacttgtcttaaggacaaagtgtccaacacttgcctcgaccgtattttctaggtttttctaatccattatatcatgttcatttaacatTGATTACTCATGTGTATGCATTactttgatatataattgcatgaattatttcttgatttttcatgTGACTTAATATAGCAATTAGACCATATTTTTCCAACAAATTGGTCCAAGGAATTGCTCCAATTTCTCCACACTAAATGTTCATGTTCAAAGGCATTGTTCCAATTTCTCCACACTAAATGTTCATGTTCAAAGGCATTGTTCCAATTTCTCCACGCTAAATGTAGTAGATGTTAAGAAGGTCAATGATAGGATTATAGTAATTAATATTGTGATAGgacaagaattcatcaatgagattAATGCATATGCACCTCAAGTTGAGTTGGATAGGAAtctgaaggagaaattttgagaAGATCTGGAAGAATTGGTCAAATGAATCTCTTGGACGTAGAAGATACTCACATAAGAATATTTAAATGGACATGTGAGCAAGGAGACAGACAACTATAGAGCTTTCCATGGTtttgaagagagaaaaaaggaaTGGGAAACCATTTTGAATTTCACAATGGCATACGATCTCTTTCTAGCCAATACCTTCTTTAACAAGAGAGAAGAGTGGTCATCAGAAACACaaataaatttcttttcatGAGAAGGAGGATTGTATAagttgtaaggattgcaaagttagcCTAATTAACGAACATCGCTTGTTGTTGCTGGATGTATGCCCCACACCCCCACTTTTcatgtattttgtttttcttgcatTATGAGGGGTATGATTTATGTTTTCCCTGACTaggtgtaattttttttcatatcaataaaTTTCCCTTGTACCGTCGAgattctccaaaaaaaaaaaaaaaaaacaacaacaacgtcttgtcccactaagtggggtcagttgtatgaatcctaaaacgctATTGTGCTCGGTTTTATGCCAAGTCTCCTGTTAGGTCCAAGTACTCTATATTCTTTCTTAAGGTCTTCGTCTAAGTCTTTCTAGACCTTCCTCTACCCTTTCTGCCCTAAACTTTTGTCTCATACTCACATTTCTTATAAGAGTATCTATAAGtcttcgtttcacatgtccaGACCACATTAACCGTTTTCTCTCACCTTATCTTTAATTacagctactcctactttacctcgaatatcctcattATTAATCATGTCTTTTCTTATGTGCCCACACATTCAacaaagcattctcatctccatTATACTCTTGGTTTTGCATGTGTTGATACTTGATTTCctaacattctatgccataaaGCATCGATGACCTTATTATCATCCTATAAAAAAATTCTTGAGTTTTAGTGTAATATGACTGTCACACAATACACTCGATGCacttttccacttcatccatccaacttgtattttatggttgagatttccatccaattctccgttcttttgcaagatagatctaaGATAATGAAAGTGTTCACTCTTTGGTATTTCATGATCTCCAATCTTCACCCTTATCTCATCGAACCTTCATTTACACTGACTTGCACTCCATAGACTCTATCTTTGACCTACTTAGGCGAAGACTTTCATATTCCAACACTTCCTCTAAAGGTTAAGTTTCACATTTACTTCTTCATGTGtctcatctatcaacactatattatCTGCTAAAGTATCACAAGGGATATCATCTAAAATATGTCTCGTTAACTCGTACACTACCCCATGAAAAATGGTAAGAAATTAAAGTTGATCCTTGATGTAACCCTATACTAAAGGGATATCATCTTAATAAGTTCATACTGCAGTCcttgctccatcatacatatcctttattgcTTCGATATATGTTACTCatactcttttcttcttttagaatCCTCTAAAGAATTTCTCtagggaccctatcatacgcttttttaAATCTATAAATACCATGTGCAATTCCTTTTACATGTCTCTATATCGTTCCATCAATCTCCGTAAGAAATAAATTGCCTCCATAGTCGAGCGCTCTGGCATGAACCTGAAGTAATTGTTAGATACTCGTGTCTCTTTCCTTAGTTTATACTCAACTACTATCTCCCACaacttcattgtatgactcattaacttaatacccctatagttcatgcaattttgtatgttGCCTTATACTTTTAgttaggcaccaaagtgcttttTCACCATTAAATTGGCATCTTTATTTTCAAATTCTTATGGAAAAGGTTTATGAGTCATGTTATACTTGTCTCTCTTAAGATTTTCTACACTTCGAATACCGTCAAGACCCACTGTTTTTCATTgcttcatttttttcaaaagctgCAACACTTcacctaaagaagtactcatttcgtgtctttcattgaaaagattatgaaaataagctttccctttttctttaacCATGTTCTTCATATCTAAAATATTTCCtttctcatccttgatgcacctcacttagTTCAAgtctcttgtcttcttttccccttACTCTAGccagtttatagatatccaatcACTTATACATATTGTCAAAATCCATTAGCTTCGCTTTTCTCGTgactttcttctccttcttctttgctaTTTTATACCTCTCACGGTTTTCATTGGttatatccttgtataaggctttacaatattccttcttagccttaacATTTTATTGTACCTCTtccttccaccaccaagattccttttgatgCGGAGCAAAACCCTTAGACTCTCCTAATACACTTTTTGTAACTTTTTGGATACAGTAGCCATGGAATCCACATTTGGTTAGCGTTCCCCTTTGTATCCTAAGTGCATAGGCaagtactttctctttgaaagtGACTTGTTTTTTCCCTTTTGATTCTACCATCTAGTTCTTGGACACTTCAAGGTCTTGTTCTCTCTTCtatctcttttgatatgtatatCCACCACCAATAGAGATATTGGTTAGCCAAATTCTCTCccagtataactttgcaatccttacaagttatatgaTCCCCTTTCCCCTTAAAAagaaatctatttgtgtttttgacgacccactcttctAGGTGGCCACATGTTCTTCTAGAAAGAGATTGTATGCCATTGTAAAATCCAAAATGGTTTTCCCTTCCTTGTTTCTTTCCAAATGCAGCATGCCTATGTAGTTGTCTGTCTCCTTGCCCacatgtccatttaaatctcctcctatgaTCACCTTCTCCGTCTACGAGATTCCTTGGACCAATTCTCCAAGATCTTCCTAAAAATTCTCTTGTAGACTCCTATCCAACCCAACTTGAGGTGGATTGgtactaatcacattgatgagttcttgtcctatcaCGATCTTGACTTCTATAACTCTATTTCTGacccttaaaaaaaaaccagCAAGGGATGAGGTTTGATCTaaacaattcaataagttaATAGCCtaggtgtaaagataaatttacgtattgaattgggtttgtgagggtagtttaagtaataaatttgggtttaaaaagatattgatatttcaattaaaaataatatgaatgcaGTGAGTAAACTAGATATAAAGATaggttatatgggttcaaataaaatttcccaaatcAAAATTTTGAGCCCACTGTGGACAGCCTAGGGTTTTATCATGACTTACAACAAAGACTTAGCGAAGTATATTAGGTGT
This region of Malus domestica chromosome 07, GDT2T_hap1 genomic DNA includes:
- the LOC103438737 gene encoding receptor-like protein EIX2, whose protein sequence is MVSFATYLFNPSYHLKMAHYLLLWFLASSYLHTSVNSCIDEERRALLTFKEDVTDPSGRLSSWVGLDCCQWKGISCNNITGRVEMMNLQNAYMYTLSAFDGEWDEMEYSSLGGKVNPSLLSLKHLNYLDLSRNDFRGISIPEFFGQIKSLRYLNLSSASFGGEIPPHLGNLPNLNYLDLGEESEYSLLELPSENLNWLSRLSSLKYLNLKGLDLSNTGVNWLNVVNMLPFLVELHLSSCQIQSLPPPGNISLASLLILDVSFNDLKFPFPEWFFNLTNLRKLDLRGNSLSGPFPIEFESLKSLEHLDLSFNSLKGQVPKLRGSFCNLKILNLAQNQFDGGIQELLGGLSSCPNSVLESLDLSSNMLNSQLPASLGMLRNLKFLTLYNNNMNGSIPESLGQLSQLVHLDLSFNPWEGFLTESHFINLTRLKYFAVGRVDPNPILPIPLTFKVSYDWVPPFMLHKINIGYCKVGPAFGVWLQSQTKLLFVKLRATGISDSIPEDWFLKISSQAQYLDLSYNQIHGKLPLQLKFSYALILDLSHNQFHGPLPLWSGDNVVRFKLEMNSFSGPIPWNLDQKFPKLESLYLAENHLNGTIPPSICNMRNLLVLSLRSNQLSGEFPREWSLLPDILILDAAYNNLSGKLPSSMGALGSLFLLKMNNNNLEGEIPLSLENCTSLRNIDLGDNKFTGKIPSWIGLNAPFVSILRLRSNFLSGHIPQELCNLENLHILDLALNRFSGTIPKCLNNVTALKVAYYSAYNIYLEYDQQTTVMKGRELQYNTSLMFVKSIDLSANNLEGEIPEEISSLVLLHNLNLSMNQLSGDIPLEIGKLVQLENLDLSLNQLSGQIPQSLSHLTFLSYLNLSYNNLSGRIPLGNQLQTLPESIYEGNPLLCGFPPSIACLEGGNPTTKDPKDNDNEDGHDELWFFVSMTLGFIVGFWSVCGTLFLKKSWRHAYFQWFDAIKDKAMLRL